TCGAGTCCGCCGGCGAGTGGCTCGCCGATCCCGCGAACCTCGGCTCACTCGGCGGCGGCCTCCTCGCCGTGGGGGCGGGCATCGCCGGCGGCTTCACCGGCGCGACGATCGTGCTGATCCTGACCCTGTACTTCCTCGCCTCGCTCGACTCGATGAAGCGCTACGCGGCCCGTTTCGTGCCGGCGAGCTCGCGCCCCGGCTACCGAGACGTGTCGGAGGAGATCACGGGATCCGTCGGCCGCTACGTCATGGGCCAGGTCGGCCTCGCCACCATCAACGGCGTGCTGAGCCTCATCTACCTGTCGATCATCGGGGCGCCGGTGCCCATCCTCCTGGCGTTCATCGCGTTCCTCTTCTCGCTCGTCCCGCTCGTCGGAACGCTCACGGGCGCGATCATCATCACGCTCGTGTCGTTCGCGGCATCGCCCGAGACCGCGCTCGCCGCGGCGATCTACTACCTGATCTACATGCAGGTCGAGGCCTACGTGCTGAGTCCGCGCATCATGAGCCGCGCGGTGGCGGTGCCCGGAGCGCTCGTCGTGATCGCGGCCGTCGCAGGCGGCACCCTCGGCGGAGTGCTCGGCGCGCTCGTCGCCATCCCCGTCGCGGCATCGCTCATCATCATCGTGGAGAAGGTCATCTTCCCCAGACAGGACACCATCTAGCCCGCACCCTGAGCTCCGGGCGCCGCAGACGGGCTCGGCGCTCTGCCATGCTGATCGGATGCCCAGCGCCGTTCAACTGATCCGAGCGTCGACGCTCTCCGACGTCGCCGAGTACGCCTACGCCGCGACCGCCCCGAAGGATGCGCGCCTGGTCTTCCTCGCCGGCGCGTGCCCGCTCGACGACGACGGATCGACCATCGCGGTCGGCGACTACGTCGGTCAGGCGGCGGCGTGCATCGAGACCATGACGCGTGCGCTCGCCGCGGCTGGCGCCACGATCGACGACGTCATCAGCACCCGCGTGCTCGTGGCCTCGTCACGACGCGACGACCTCGGCGCGGTCTGGCAGGTCGTGCGCGACGCGTTCGGAGCCCACGACGTGCCGAGCACGCTGCTCGGAGTGACGGTGCTCGGCTGGGAGCACCAGCTCGTCGAGATCGAGGCGATCGCGGCCGTCGTCGACTGACGAAGCGGCGGCCTCAGAACCAGATGCTGAGGTGCGGCGCCCGCTGCGCCGCGAACATGGCGTCGGCGGCAGCGATCGAGCCGGGCGAGAGCTCGGTGACGCGACCGGCGCGTGCGAGCACCGAGGGATGCACCCCGCCGAGGTAGATCGCGCCGAGTTCGCGCACCCCGAGCCGGATGCTGCGAGCGCCCTTCACGGATGCCGCGGCATCCGACGGCTCGATGGCCGTGACCTCTGCGCGACCAGCCTCGTCGACGACGAGCTCGAAGCGCCCGCCCGCGATGCCGATCGGGTCGTCGACCTCGATCGCGAGCCGGCCCGGCGCGCTGTAACGCCGTGCCGCGAGCGCGGTGACCGGGTCGATCACGCGCAGCCACAGGTGGTCGACGACCTCGGAATAGGAGACGGCCCGGGGGTCTTCGAGGAGCCAGGGGAGCGGTTCGTCGACCGAGCGGAGCAGCCCCCGCGTGCCCGACACGAAGTCCTGCTCGACGAGGAATCGCCAGAGCGCGCGTTCGGCGTCGTCGGTCGCGGCGGCGAGGAAGTCGAACTCCGCGATGCCCGGCTCGTTGGGCTCACGGCTCACGTGGAACACGGCGAAGCCCTGCGCCTGTCCGCGTTCGTCGTCGTAGCGCACGACCCGCCGTGCGCGGGAACGGCTGCTGTCGGGGTCGTACAGGCCGAGCACCCGATCGAGCAGGCCGGGCCAGCGATCGATCTCACCCGGGGTGCGTGCCACCGCGCGACGTGCGATCGCGGGGGCCGCCTCGCGGATGGACGCGGCCTCGACGAACTGCACGCGGCCCGGGGCATCCGGACCGGTCCAGTGCACCCGCCGTCGATCGACGAACACCGTCGCGGCGCGCGCTGCCGGAGCGTAGCCGTAGCGGCCGTAGATCGTCGCCTCCGTGGCGGTCAGCATCGCGAGGGCGGCACCCGCGGCACGCGCGTTCTGGAGCTCGGCGAGCATGAGCGCCCTGGCGATGCCGCGCCGGCGATGCGTCGGAGCGACGGTGACCGAGCTCACGGCCCAGGCGTCGACGCTGCGACCGCCGGGCACGCTGAGCCCCGTGGGCCAGCTCGAGACGGTGGCGACGGGAATCGTCGGGTCGACGATCGTGGAGTCGTAGACACCGTGCACCCGCCGATCGGCGATCACGCCGAGGTCGTAGTCGAGTTCGACCTGCTTCGGCCGGGCGTGGTGGAAGCCCCGGAAGTCGGCCTCGACCCACGCTGCCGCCGCTGCTGCATCGCGCGTGTCGACGAGGCGATAGTCGAGTCCCCTCGCGGCGAGCGAGGCGAGCGCCTCGGAATCGGCGGGGAACCCCTGCAGGTCGAACGACATCAATCCATCGTAGTGGTGACGCCCATCGGTGGGTCGCGGGCCGCCGCCTGCCCGGTCCTTGTCAGCGCATCCGATAGTCGGGGAGGCGGTCGTCGGTGGCGAAGGCGTCGGTCATCCACATCATCGTGCGATACATCAGGGGGTTCGCGAAGGTCCAGTCCCTCATCCGGATGCGCCCGGTCGACGGCGGAGCGAGGAAGGGCCCGGCGTTGCCGGAGCGGGCGATCTTCGTCGGCTTGCGCATGCGGCGGTCGTAGGCCCCGAACGCCGCCGTGTGGTCGCCGCCCGCGGCGATCAGTTCGCCGGCGAGGATGTAGGCGCCGATGAGCGCGAGCCCGGTTCCGAAGCCGCCGAGCGTGTTCGCGTAGCCCGCATCGCCGACGAGTGCCGCGCGCCCCTGCGTGAACGAGGTCATCCGGGTGCGCGCGAGGGCGTCGAGGAAGAAGTCGGATGCCCCGCGGCTGGCCTCGAGCGCGGCGGGAACCCGCCATCCGGCGCCCGCGAACGCCGATTCGAGGAAGGCGCGCTGCGAGGCGAGGTCGCGCCGGTCGTAGTCGGGCCGCTCCGCGCGGAAGACGAACAGGTTCGGCGCCTTCTGACCGCCGAGGAGGGCCAGGCGACCGGGTTCGTTGTAGCCGTAGGCGATGCCGCGCCCATCGGGGAGCCGGGTCTCGAGATCGCCGAGCGGTGCCTGCCCGCTGGCGACCGCGTAGTAGAACCCGCGCGTCTCGACGAACCGGTCCTCCGGGCCGAATGCGAGACGTCGCACCGCGGAGTGCACGCCATCCGCCCCGATCAGGAGGTCGAAGCGCTCGTCGGGTCGACCGGCGAAGGCGACGTCGACCCCGTCAGCCGACTCGGTGATCGAGGTGATCTCGTCGTCGTACACGTAGTCGGCATCTGCGGCGGAGTGGGCGAGGAGGATGCCGGCGAGATCGCCGCGCAGGATCTCGACGTCGCCGCCGATGAACTCGCCTGGCACGACGGCGTTCACCTGGTCGTTCGCGTCGACCATGCGCCAGTCGGTCTTCGCGGTCTGGTGCGTCTGCACCTCGTCGAGGATTCCCATGCGGGTCAGCAGGGCGTGGTGCGTCCGTCCCTTGAAGTCGACGGCCTGGCCGCCCGGACGTGCGGTCGGGGCCTTCTCGATGACCGTCACGTCGAAGCCGTTGCGGCCCAGCCAGCGTGCCAGTGCGGGGCCGGCGATGCTCGCGCCGGAGATCAGGACCTTCGTGGTTGCCATGTGCGCGTCCTTCGGAGGAGTTAATTGCGTCTAATGGACACAATAACTGATCGCGTACACTGGACGCAATCAGGTCGGAGGGGCATCGTGGCGAAGGACGAAGCGAACCCGTCGTCGGTCGCGGCGGCGTTCCTCTGGGCGCAGCCGTCGGGGCGGAAACCGGGGCCGAAGCCGAAGTACACGCTCGACGGCATCGCCGACGCCGCGATCGCCATCGCGGACGAGTCCGGGCTCGACGAGGTCTCGATGCAGCGTGTCGCCGAGCGACTCGGCACGACGAAGATGGCGCTCTATCGCTACGTTCCCGGACGCGCCGAGCTCGACGCGGTCATGCTCGACACCGCACTCGGCGCACCCGTCGAGGCGGAAGCGGCGCAGTGGCGCACGGCTCTGACGGCGTGGGCCGGCGGAGTCCACGATCGCGCCCTGGCGCACCCGTGGATCGTCGAACTCGTGCAGCGGCCGCACACGCCCGGCCCCGGCGAGCTCGCGTGGTTCGAGGCCGGTCTCGGCGCAATGGCGGAACTGCCCCTTCGCGGCGGCGAGAAGCTCGACCTGCTGACCCTCCTCGTCGGCCACGTGATGTCGCTCGTGCGCCAACGTGCTTCCGCAGGCGCGGCCGAACAGCAGCTCGCGGCGGCGCTCTCGTCCATCCTCGCCACGCGCGCCGAGCGCTACCCGCGGACTGCGAGCGCGTTCGCCGAAGCCGACGACGACGGTGCCCGCGACGACGCGCTGCGATTCGGCGTCGAACGCGTGCTCGCCGGTGTCGCTGCGCTCGTCGCCGAGCGTGCGGGATCCCCGCCGTCTCGTTCCTGATCGCGGCGCGCGGCGACGGCGAGCACGGCGCGGCGATACGATGGCGGGGATGCGAGGAGGCGCCATGCGTGCCGTGATGCTGAACGGTTCCGGTCGGTACGCCGACCCGTGGCACCGCCACTCCGAGACGACCGCGGCGCTCGCCGAACTCGTCGCAGGGGCGGGGTTCGCGGTGGAGGTCGCCGACGACGTCGACAGGGCGCTCGCGTCCCTGCCGGACGACGTCGCCCTCATCGTCGTGAACGCCGGCGACCCGCATGCGCCGAACCCCGAGGGCGAGACCGTCGCCGTGCCCGAGGCCTCCGTGCTCGGATCGGCGAACGCCGTCCTCGGGTCGGCCATCGATCGGGGCATCGGCATCCTCGCCGTGCACACGGCGGCGGCGAGCCTGCACGACTACCCCGCGTTCGAGCGGGCGCTCGGCGCACGTTGGGTGCGCGACCGCTCGTGGCACCCGCCCATCGGCGAGGCCGCGGTGCACATCGTGGGCAACCACGCGATCGCCGAGGGACTCGAGGACTTCACCGTGTTCGACGAGCGCTACACCGATTTCCGGCTCGACGACGTGATCGAGCCGATCGCCGAACACGAGCACGACGGCATTCGTCATCCTCTCGTGTGGGCGCGGGAGTTCGGTCGCTCGCGTCTCGTCTACGACGCCCTGGGCCATGATGCCCGCTCCTACGACTCGGCCGGCCACCGTGCACTGCTCGCGGCTTCGCTCGCCTGGCTCGCGCGCGTGCCGGCGCCGACGGCGAACGAGCGGTGAGCCGGGTCGTCATCGCCCCTGATTCGTTCAAGGGCACGGCCAATGCAGCGGATGCGGCGGCCGCCGTCGCGCGCGGATGGCGCTCGGTGCGCGCCGACGACGAGGTCATCACCCGGCCGATGGCCGACGGCGGCGAGGGCACGCTCGACGCCTTCGAGGTCGCCGTGCCGGGCGCGCGGCGGATGCCGGCCACGGTGCGGGGTCCCGTCTCCGAGCCCGTGGCGACGCACTGGCTGCTGCTGCCCGACGGCACTGGCGTCGTCGAGCTCGCGGCGACGTCGGGGATCACGCTGCTCGACCCGCTCGCGCCCCTCGACGCGCACTCGGCGGGCTTCGGCGAGGCCATCGCCGACGCGCTCGACGCCGGGGTCGAGCGGCTCCTGCTCGCGCTCGGAGGCAGCGCGTCGACCGACGGCGGTGCGGGGGCCCTCGCCGCACTGGGCGCTCGGTTCCTCGACGGAGATCAGGGCCGGGTGCCGCTCGGCAACCGCGGGCTCGGCTCCCTCGCCCGAGTCGACCTCGCAGGACTGCGCCCCCTGCCTCCCGGCGGGGTGCTGATCCTCGGCGACGTCACGAACCCGTTGCTCGGCGAGCAGGGCGCCGCGGCGGTCTTCGGTCCGCAGAAGGGCGCGGATGCCGCGACCGTCGTCGTGCTCGAGACGAACCTCGCCCGGTTCGCTCGCCTCGTTCCCGACATCTCACCGCAGACCCCAGGAGCCGGCGCGGCCGGCGGCACCGGGTTCGGCCTGCTCGCGTGGGGCGCTGCGATGGGCGGGGGAGCGGCGCTCGTCGCCGACGCACTCGGCCTGGACGACGACCTCGCCGGCGCCGCCGTCGTGATCACCGGCGAGGGGCGATTCGACGGGCAGTCCGAGGCGGGCAAGGCGCCGAGCGAGGTCGCCCGGCTGGCCGCCGCCCGCGGCGTGCCGGTCGCGCTCGTCGCCGGTGCGATCACGGCGGAGCCCCGTGGGTTCGCGGCATCCGTCGCGCTGACCGGGCTCGCCGGCGGAGCGGAACCCGCGATGGCGGATCCGCTGCGCTGGCTCGAGGCCGCAGGCGCTCGACTCGCCGGCGAGATCGGGGTCGTCGCGACGAGCTGAGCGGCTCGCGTGCGGTCGTCAGATGTGGTGCAGGCCGGGGTGCGGCTTCGGCGGTTCGGCGCCGACGAACTTGCCGTGGCGTTGCTCGGGTTCGTGACCGTCGGGGTGACCGTCGGTGGACGTGTAGTCGCCGACCGACGATTCGTCGTCTTCGGCGCCGTCGGTGCGGACGTACGCACCGGAGACCGTGCGCTCGTGGGGCCCCTCGCCGTCGACCTCGGTGTAGCTGCCCTCGAGGTCATCGGTGGCGTCGACCGTGCCGGCGGGTGTGCTCGGCTCTTCGGAGGACTGCGGTTCAGCGGGTCGGTTCGATTCGGACATCATCGCTCCCTCATCGTCGATCGGGGCGCCGTCATGGGGCGACGTCTCGCCCCCATGTTATGTCGCCACGGCGTGAAGGGAAGGGGTGCCACGGCAGCTCGGGGTGAAACGTCAGCGCAGGAACAGCCGCGCATTCGCCTGTTCGGCGTCGGAATACTGCACGGCTGCGACCCCGAGCGCGCGGTTCAGGCCGGCGAGGCTCTCTTCGACCTGCAGCTGGGTGGCCCGCCAATCGGCGACGGCGCCCTGGAACGCGGTCGAGGCCTGACCGGACCACGACGACTGCAGGCCCGAGAGCTGGCCGAGGAGCGATGCCACCTCGGATTGGATTCGCCCGATCGTGCCCTGCACGGTCTGGGTGGCGGCTGACACCTGTTCGGCATCGACGTGGTAGACGGCCATCTCGGCCCCTTTCGTTCGGTGTGCGCGCCACGCTACGGCGCGGCAGGTGAACGAATCGCGGTCGAGCAGCGACGGTGTGCGACATCCGCTGCTCGTCGCCTGTTGAGGCGGAGTGCCGGGCACTGGGCGACAGGCGCCGGTCGTCGCGCGTCGACCCGCGGCGGAGCGACGCCGGAGCCGGCCGTCAGTCGGCGGTGACCGACTGCGGCGCAGCGGCCGAACCGGCGAGGGGCAACGACACCCGGAAGGTGGCGCCGCCGCCGGGCGTCTCGACGACGTCGACCGTGCCGTTGTGCGCAGCCACGATCGACGACACGATCGCGAGGCCGAGGCCCGATCCGCCGGTCTCGCGGGTGCGAGACGTATCGGCGCGCCAGAACCGCTGGAAGATCTTCTCGCGGATCTGCGGGGGGATGCCCTCGCCGTGATCGACGACCTCGATCATCGCCCGCTCGGTCGCGTCGTCGACCGAGATGCGGATCTCGATCGGGCTCTCAGGCGTGGTGAAGCGGATCGCGTTGCCCATCAGGTTCGTGATGACCTGACGGATCTTGTTCTCCTCGGCGAGCACCACGGTGCGGCGAACCGGCATCTGCGGGCCGGGAGCACCCGAGCCGCGTGCCGTCGAAGGTGCGGCGATCGCATCCGAGGCCGAGGCCGAGGTCGAAGCCGCGGCCGCGGAGGCCGCCGCCGACGCGCGTGCGGCGCGCTTCGACGCGGCCGACGAGCCGCCCGCCTTCGCCGTCGCCCGGCGGCTGCCGGTGGTGGTCGCGGCCTCGCCCTTCGGGCGACGACCGCGGAGACGCGCGAGCGTCGCGCCGGCGAAGGAGATCGGGCCGGTCGGCGGCGCGGCGCGGTCGCCCGCGACGTCGAGCTCGACCTCGAGTTCGGGAGCGGGCTCGCCCGAGGCATCCGCCGTGCTGAGGTCTTCGGGCGCGATGACCGTGACCGTGCGCGCAGGGTGCGCGGCCATCGTGTCGAGGGCGGCGTCGCGGGCGAGCGGCACGAGGTCGACCTCGGCGAGCTCGAGCGGCTTCGCCTCATCGAGACGGGCGAGCGCGAGCAGGTCTTCGACGAGGAGGCCCATGCGGATCGCCTCCTTCTCGATGCGCTCCATGGCCTGCCCGACCTCGTCGGGCGACTGCAGCGCGCCCATGCGGTAGAGCTCGGCGTAGCCGCGCACCGACACGAGCGGCGTGCGCAGTTCGTGCGAGGCGTCGCCGACGAAGCGGCGCATCTGGTCGATCGTGCGCGCACGGTCGCGGAAGGCGCGGTCGATGCGGTTCAGCATCGTGTTGAGCGAACGGTTCAGCCGGCCGACCTCGGTGTTCGGCGTCGCGCCGCCGAGGCGCTGGCTGAAGTCGCCGTCGGCGATCGCCGCCGCGGTGCGCTCGACCTCGCGGAGGGGCATGAAGGTCGTCGTCACGAGCATGCGCGTGAGCAGGGCGCCGACGAGCACGACCCCGAACCCGAACCCGAAGAAGATCGTGAGGTACATCGCGAGCAGCTGCTCGGTCTCCTTCGAGGAGATCGCGAGGATGATCGGCGAGTAGTTGCCGTGGTTGTCGGCGAGGGTCAGCGCCGTGACGGCGCGGAAGGTCGGGTTGCCGTCGCCGTCGAGCATCGGGAAGACCGAGTACTGGCCCTCGTTCCGTGCATTGACCTCTGCCGCCGTCAGCGTCTCGGGGATCTGCGGCAGCTCCACGCGGTCGCGATCGTGCCAGTTGTGCTTGTCGACCTGACCCGTCTTCGCGTCGTACACGGCGACGAACACGTCGAGGTCGGGCTTGAAGCTGAGGTCGTCGAGCGGGGCGCGATCGCTCGGCTCCTCACCCTGGTCGGTGAAGTACTTGCGCAGGTCGCCCGATGCGATCGCCTCGAGCTTGACCTTGACCTGGTCTTCGACGTACGAGCGCAGCATCGCCGCGGTGCCGATTCCGGACACCAGAAGCCCGAGCGTGAGCATGAGCACGGTGACGCCCGTGATCTTGGTACGCAGCGAGATGCGGTTCCACCGCTCGGAGATCTGATTCATGGCGGGCCGAGTCTAGGTGGGCCTTCCTGAGTCAGGGCTTGGAGGACTTCAGCATGTAGCCGAATCCGCGCTTGGTCTGGATCAGCGGCTCCGCCGAGTGCTGATCGAGCTTGCGGCGGAGGTAGGAGATGTAGCTCTCCACGATGCCGGCGTCGCCGTTGAAGTCGTACTCCCACACGTGGTCGAGGATCTGCGCCTTCGACAGCACGCGGTTGGGGTTCAGCATGAGGTAGCGCAGCAGCTTGAACTCGGTGGGGGAGAGCTCGACGGGCACGTCGCCGACGAGCACCTCATGCGTGTCCTGGTCCATCGTGAGCTCGCCGGTGCGGATCACCGCGTCTTCTTCGGCGTGCATCGTGCGGCGCAGGATCGCCTTGATGCGGGCGACGATCTCGTCGAGGCTGAAGGGCTTCGTGACGTAGTCGTCGCCGCCGACGGTGAGGCCGGTGATCTTGTCCTCCGTGTCGTCCTTCGCGGTGAGGAAGAGGATCGGCGCGGTGTACCCGGCCGAACGCAGGCGCTTGGTGACGCCGAAGCCGTTCATGTCGGGCAGCATCACGTCGAGGATGATGAGGTCGGGCTCCTCCTCGAGTACCGCAGAGATGGTCTGCGCGCCGTTGCCGACCGCGCGCACCGCGAAACCGGCGAACCTGAGGCTCGTCGTGAGAAGGTCGCGGATGTTGGGCTCGTCGTCGACGATGAGAATTCGTGGTCCGTCGCTCATGTGATGATTCTCTGCGCATCGGCTGGAACTTTCCTGAACATTCTTCGAGGGTCGCCGATCCGGTGTGTCGGATGACGCGCGGATTGGAGCCCCGCAGCAGCCGTGGAAGACTCGGCAGCATGGCGAATCGAACCCCGGTCATCCGGCGCATCGGCCCCCGTGAGTTCGACTTCTCGCGCGAGGTCGCCGTGATGGCGATCGTCAACCGCACCCCGGATTCCTTCTACGACCGAGGGCGCACCGAGGCGCTCGACGCCGCCGTCGCCGCCGCGACCCTCGCGATCGAGCAGGGCGCCGACTGGATCGACGTCGGCGGCGCGAAGTTCGCGCCGGGGCCCGCGATCCCCGCCGAGGAGGAGATCGAGCGCGTCGTGCCCGTCGTCGCCGCGCTCGCCGGATCCGGCGCCGTCATCTCGGTCGACACCTTCCTCCCCGCGGTCGCCCGTGCGGCCATCTCGGCGGGCGCGCACGTCGTCAACGACACGACCGGCATCCACGACCCGGCCATGGCCGAGGTCGTCGCAGAGACGGGGGCGACGATCGTCGTCACGCACAGCCTCGCGAAACCCCGTACGCCGTATCCCTCGCCGCGGTACGGCGACGTCGTGGCCGAGGTGTCGGCCTTCCTCACGGAGCGCGTCGCGCTCGCCGAATCGCGAGGTGTGGCATCCGATCGCATCATCGTCGACCCGGGCCACGACCTCAACAAGCACACGCTGCACTCGCTCGAGCTGACCCGCCGTCTCGGCGAGATCACGAGCCTCGGCTACCCGACCCTCGTGGCGCTCTCGAACAAGGACTTCGTGGGCGAGAGCCTCGGCCGGCCGCGCGAGCAGCGCATCGAGGGCTCGATCGCCGCCGCGGTTTACTGCGTCATGCAGGGCGCCCGCATCGTGCGCGTGCACAACGTGCGCGAGACCGTCGACGCCATGCGCATGGTCGAGGCGATCGAGGGATGGCGCGAGCCGGTGTTCCTGGAGCACAACCAGTGAACGCCGCGCCGTCGACGCCCGGTCGCGAGGAGCTCATCGCGGCATACGCCCTGCCCGACCGTTCCGCCCGGCGGCTGCGCATGAACTTCGTCGCGAGCCTCGACGGCGCGGCCACCCTCGAGGGACGCAGCGGCGGTCTCGGGGACGCGAGCGACCGCCTCGCCATGCAGGTGCTGCGCACGCTCGCCGACGTCGTACTGGTCGGTGCGGGCACCGTGCGGGTCGAGGGCTACGGCGGCGTGGCCGTGAGCGAAGCGGATGCCGCTTGGCGCGCCGCCCACGGCCTGGCCGAGCAACCCCGGCTCGCCGTCGTCTCCTCGTCGCTCGCGCTCGACCCCGAGTCGGCGTTCTTCACGGCCGCGGTGACGCGCCCGATCGTCGTGACCCATGCCCAGGCGCCCGCGGCGCAGCGGGCCGCGCTCGAGCCGGTCGCCGACGTGATCGTC
The sequence above is a segment of the Agromyces hippuratus genome. Coding sequences within it:
- a CDS encoding AI-2E family transporter, translated to MRIRTKRAVPAPPPAAAEITSDGDSRAPEVRINAFRIGFVGALGVLLAVLLGGIVGELGTVILYVALALFLALGLDPIVSWLQRRGMARWVAILIVFAGVIGIFVGLIATIVPIVIEQTTNIVENWDDIVANVQHSPFVSWLNGITGSGNAIKDAIESAGEWLADPANLGSLGGGLLAVGAGIAGGFTGATIVLILTLYFLASLDSMKRYAARFVPASSRPGYRDVSEEITGSVGRYVMGQVGLATINGVLSLIYLSIIGAPVPILLAFIAFLFSLVPLVGTLTGAIIITLVSFAASPETALAAAIYYLIYMQVEAYVLSPRIMSRAVAVPGALVVIAAVAGGTLGGVLGALVAIPVAASLIIIVEKVIFPRQDTI
- a CDS encoding RidA family protein, which gives rise to MPSAVQLIRASTLSDVAEYAYAATAPKDARLVFLAGACPLDDDGSTIAVGDYVGQAAACIETMTRALAAAGATIDDVISTRVLVASSRRDDLGAVWQVVRDAFGAHDVPSTLLGVTVLGWEHQLVEIEAIAAVVD
- a CDS encoding GNAT family N-acetyltransferase, with the protein product MSFDLQGFPADSEALASLAARGLDYRLVDTRDAAAAAAWVEADFRGFHHARPKQVELDYDLGVIADRRVHGVYDSTIVDPTIPVATVSSWPTGLSVPGGRSVDAWAVSSVTVAPTHRRRGIARALMLAELQNARAAGAALAMLTATEATIYGRYGYAPAARAATVFVDRRRVHWTGPDAPGRVQFVEAASIREAAPAIARRAVARTPGEIDRWPGLLDRVLGLYDPDSSRSRARRVVRYDDERGQAQGFAVFHVSREPNEPGIAEFDFLAAATDDAERALWRFLVEQDFVSGTRGLLRSVDEPLPWLLEDPRAVSYSEVVDHLWLRVIDPVTALAARRYSAPGRLAIEVDDPIGIAGGRFELVVDEAGRAEVTAIEPSDAAASVKGARSIRLGVRELGAIYLGGVHPSVLARAGRVTELSPGSIAAADAMFAAQRAPHLSIWF
- a CDS encoding FAD-dependent monooxygenase, which encodes MATTKVLISGASIAGPALARWLGRNGFDVTVIEKAPTARPGGQAVDFKGRTHHALLTRMGILDEVQTHQTAKTDWRMVDANDQVNAVVPGEFIGGDVEILRGDLAGILLAHSAADADYVYDDEITSITESADGVDVAFAGRPDERFDLLIGADGVHSAVRRLAFGPEDRFVETRGFYYAVASGQAPLGDLETRLPDGRGIAYGYNEPGRLALLGGQKAPNLFVFRAERPDYDRRDLASQRAFLESAFAGAGWRVPAALEASRGASDFFLDALARTRMTSFTQGRAALVGDAGYANTLGGFGTGLALIGAYILAGELIAAGGDHTAAFGAYDRRMRKPTKIARSGNAGPFLAPPSTGRIRMRDWTFANPLMYRTMMWMTDAFATDDRLPDYRMR
- a CDS encoding TetR/AcrR family transcriptional regulator, translated to MAKDEANPSSVAAAFLWAQPSGRKPGPKPKYTLDGIADAAIAIADESGLDEVSMQRVAERLGTTKMALYRYVPGRAELDAVMLDTALGAPVEAEAAQWRTALTAWAGGVHDRALAHPWIVELVQRPHTPGPGELAWFEAGLGAMAELPLRGGEKLDLLTLLVGHVMSLVRQRASAGAAEQQLAAALSSILATRAERYPRTASAFAEADDDGARDDALRFGVERVLAGVAALVAERAGSPPSRS
- a CDS encoding ThuA domain-containing protein encodes the protein MRAVMLNGSGRYADPWHRHSETTAALAELVAGAGFAVEVADDVDRALASLPDDVALIVVNAGDPHAPNPEGETVAVPEASVLGSANAVLGSAIDRGIGILAVHTAAASLHDYPAFERALGARWVRDRSWHPPIGEAAVHIVGNHAIAEGLEDFTVFDERYTDFRLDDVIEPIAEHEHDGIRHPLVWAREFGRSRLVYDALGHDARSYDSAGHRALLAASLAWLARVPAPTANER
- a CDS encoding glycerate kinase translates to MSRVVIAPDSFKGTANAADAAAAVARGWRSVRADDEVITRPMADGGEGTLDAFEVAVPGARRMPATVRGPVSEPVATHWLLLPDGTGVVELAATSGITLLDPLAPLDAHSAGFGEAIADALDAGVERLLLALGGSASTDGGAGALAALGARFLDGDQGRVPLGNRGLGSLARVDLAGLRPLPPGGVLILGDVTNPLLGEQGAAAVFGPQKGADAATVVVLETNLARFARLVPDISPQTPGAGAAGGTGFGLLAWGAAMGGGAALVADALGLDDDLAGAAVVITGEGRFDGQSEAGKAPSEVARLAAARGVPVALVAGAITAEPRGFAASVALTGLAGGAEPAMADPLRWLEAAGARLAGEIGVVATS
- a CDS encoding WXG100 family type VII secretion target, encoding MAVYHVDAEQVSAATQTVQGTIGRIQSEVASLLGQLSGLQSSWSGQASTAFQGAVADWRATQLQVEESLAGLNRALGVAAVQYSDAEQANARLFLR
- a CDS encoding sensor histidine kinase, which gives rise to MNQISERWNRISLRTKITGVTVLMLTLGLLVSGIGTAAMLRSYVEDQVKVKLEAIASGDLRKYFTDQGEEPSDRAPLDDLSFKPDLDVFVAVYDAKTGQVDKHNWHDRDRVELPQIPETLTAAEVNARNEGQYSVFPMLDGDGNPTFRAVTALTLADNHGNYSPIILAISSKETEQLLAMYLTIFFGFGFGVVLVGALLTRMLVTTTFMPLREVERTAAAIADGDFSQRLGGATPNTEVGRLNRSLNTMLNRIDRAFRDRARTIDQMRRFVGDASHELRTPLVSVRGYAELYRMGALQSPDEVGQAMERIEKEAIRMGLLVEDLLALARLDEAKPLELAEVDLVPLARDAALDTMAAHPARTVTVIAPEDLSTADASGEPAPELEVELDVAGDRAAPPTGPISFAGATLARLRGRRPKGEAATTTGSRRATAKAGGSSAASKRAARASAAASAAAASTSASASDAIAAPSTARGSGAPGPQMPVRRTVVLAEENKIRQVITNLMGNAIRFTTPESPIEIRISVDDATERAMIEVVDHGEGIPPQIREKIFQRFWRADTSRTRETGGSGLGLAIVSSIVAAHNGTVDVVETPGGGATFRVSLPLAGSAAAPQSVTAD
- a CDS encoding response regulator transcription factor translates to MSDGPRILIVDDEPNIRDLLTTSLRFAGFAVRAVGNGAQTISAVLEEEPDLIILDVMLPDMNGFGVTKRLRSAGYTAPILFLTAKDDTEDKITGLTVGGDDYVTKPFSLDEIVARIKAILRRTMHAEEDAVIRTGELTMDQDTHEVLVGDVPVELSPTEFKLLRYLMLNPNRVLSKAQILDHVWEYDFNGDAGIVESYISYLRRKLDQHSAEPLIQTKRGFGYMLKSSKP
- the folP gene encoding dihydropteroate synthase, which translates into the protein MANRTPVIRRIGPREFDFSREVAVMAIVNRTPDSFYDRGRTEALDAAVAAATLAIEQGADWIDVGGAKFAPGPAIPAEEEIERVVPVVAALAGSGAVISVDTFLPAVARAAISAGAHVVNDTTGIHDPAMAEVVAETGATIVVTHSLAKPRTPYPSPRYGDVVAEVSAFLTERVALAESRGVASDRIIVDPGHDLNKHTLHSLELTRRLGEITSLGYPTLVALSNKDFVGESLGRPREQRIEGSIAAAVYCVMQGARIVRVHNVRETVDAMRMVEAIEGWREPVFLEHNQ
- a CDS encoding pyrimidine reductase family protein, giving the protein MNAAPSTPGREELIAAYALPDRSARRLRMNFVASLDGAATLEGRSGGLGDASDRLAMQVLRTLADVVLVGAGTVRVEGYGGVAVSEADAAWRAAHGLAEQPRLAVVSSSLALDPESAFFTAAVTRPIVVTHAQAPAAQRAALEPVADVIVVGEQAVDVRAMLDVLAERGFRQVLSEGGPHLFGSLLEADLVDELCLSLSPMLVAGDAGRIVRGAPELERRMRLVHAIPAGDLLLLRYARG